The Oncorhynchus tshawytscha isolate Ot180627B linkage group LG05, Otsh_v2.0, whole genome shotgun sequence genome includes a window with the following:
- the LOC112251798 gene encoding relaxin-3 receptor 1-like, translating to MQRDLRMNDSAMQQNDSAQTLAPEVCEQVLEDNAGLGYGGSTGNLSLRCWLYFLSKESILDLQGDGSSITVRVMIALVYSVVCALGLVGNSLALYLLHSRHSQKQSSINCFVMGLALTDLQFVLTLPFWAIDTALDFRWPFGKVMCKIISSVTVMNMYASVFFLTAMSVARYYAVTTALKMHSRRAAAAGAKWISLGIWVVSLLVTLPHAIYSTSAQLYDEELCLVRFSESGSWDPQLLLGLYQLQKVLLGFLIPLVVITVCYLLLLRFVLSQRISGATSSEGSEGRHKHRSKVTKSVAIVVLSFFLCWLPNQALTLWGALIKFDVVHFSNAYYNAQNYTFPLTVCLAHTNSCLNPVLYCIIRREYRTGLKELLLHATPSPRSLANLLSRKAKVAEAPPDMVLVQMDV from the coding sequence ATGCAGAGGGATTTGCGAATGAATGACTCAGCCATGCAACAGAATGACAGTGCACAGACCCTGGCACCAGAGGTTTGTGAGCAGGTGCTGGAGGATAATGCTGGACTGGGTTACGGTGGCTCTACTGGTAACCTGTCGCTGCGGTGCTGGCTGTATTTCTTAAGCAAGGAATCTATCCTGGATCTGCAGGGCGATGGCTCCAGCATCACAGTGCGTGTGATGATAGCTCTGGTGTACTCCGTTGTGTGTGCACTGGGGCTAGTGGGGAACTCTCTGGCACTCTACTTGCTTCACTCACGCCACAGTCAGAAGCAGTCTTCCATCAACTGCTTTGTAATGGgcttggctctcacagacctgcagttTGTTCTCACGCTCCCTTTTTGGGCTATTGACACGGCTCTGGACTTCCGCTGGCCCTTTGGCAAAGTAATGTGTAAGATCATCAGCTCCGTGACCGTCATGAACATGTACGCCAGCGTCTTCTTCCTGACTGCCATGAGTGTGGCACGGTACTACGCGGTGACCACGGCCCTCAAGATGCACAGCAGGCGGGCAGCGGCGGCTGGTGCCAAGTGGATCAGCCTGGGCATCTGGGTAGTGTCGCTGCTGGTCACCCTGCCCCATGCCATCTACTCCACCAGTGCCCAGCTGTACGACGAGGAGTTGTGTTTGGTGCGATTCTCTGAGTCGGGCAGCTGGGACCCTCAGCTGCTCCTGGGGCTGTACCAGCTACAGAAGGTACTGCTGGGCTTTCTCATCCCCTTGGTGGTCATCACTGTGTGCTATCTGCTGCTGCTGCGCTTCGTGCTGAGCCAACGCATCAGCGGAGCGACCAGCTCAGAGGGCTCGGAAGGCCGCCACAAGCACCGCTCCAAAGTCACCAAGTCGGTGGCCATCGTGGTGCTGTCCTTTTTTCTGTGCTGGCTGCCCAACCAGGCGCTGACACTGTGGGGTGCGCTGATTAAGTTTGACGTGGTGCACTTCAGCAACGCATATTACAACGCCCAGAACTACACCTTCCCTCTGACTGTATGTCTGGCTCACACCAACAGCTGCCTCAACCCTGTGTTGTACTGCATAATCCGTCGTGAGTACCGCACAGGCCTCAAAGAGCTGCTGCTGCACGCCACACCCTCCCCAAGGAGCCTGGCCAACCTGCTGTCCCGCAAGGCCAAGGTGGCAGAGGCTCCCCCTGACATGGTGCTGGTCCAGATGGATGTTTGA